From the Excalfactoria chinensis isolate bCotChi1 chromosome 1, bCotChi1.hap2, whole genome shotgun sequence genome, one window contains:
- the PRSS23 gene encoding serine protease 23 yields MAGLTTLILLLCAAKDVMPSGPHWKPTWPSYRVPVILPQTTFNLDKPQFDAEARLEVASPCGPECHKSSPLPTYEEVKNYLSYETLYANGSLTETEVGIYILSNSGDESRGKSRTKRQIYGYDSRFSIFGKDFLLNYPFSTSVKLSTGCTGTLVAEKHVLTAAHCIHDGKSYVKGAQKLRVGFLKPKVKNGSKGANITSSAMPEKMKFQWIRVKRTHVPKGWIKGNANDIGMDYDYALLELKKPHKRKFMKIGVSPPARHLPGGRIHFSGYDNDRPGNLVYRFCDVKDETYDLLYQQCDAQPGASGSGVYVRMWKRQNHKWERKIIGIFSGHQWVDMNGTPQDFNVAVRITPLKYAQICYWIKGNYLDCREG; encoded by the coding sequence ATGGCTGGCTTGACCACTCTAATCCTCCTTTTGTGTGCTGCTAAAGATGTGATGCCCTCCGGTCCTCACTGGAAGCCAACTTGGCCATCTTACAGAGTTCCAGTTATCCTGCCACAGACTACCTTTAACTTGGACAAACCACAGTTTGATGCTGAAGCCAGACTGGAAGTAGCATCTCCGTGTGGCCCAGAGTGCCACAAAAGTTCTCCGCTTCCAACTTATGAAGAAGTGAAGAACTACCTATCCTATGAAACCTTGTATGCTAATGGTAGCCTCACTGAAACCGAAGTGGGCATATATATTCTGAGCAACAGTGGTGATGAGTCTCGAGGCAAATCTCGAACTAAGAGGCAGATCTATGGCTATGACAGCAGGTTTAGCATTTTTGGGAAGGACTTCTTGTTGAATTACCCGTTCTCCACATCTGTGAAGCTATCTACAGGTTGCACGGGGACGCTAGTAGCTGAAAAGCACGTGCTTACTGCTGCTCATTGCATCCATGATGGCAAGAGTTATGTCAAAGGAGCTCAGAAACTGCGGGTGGGGTTCCTGAAGCCTAAAGTGAaaaatggcagcaaaggggccAACATCACCAGCTCGGCAATGcctgagaaaatgaaattccagTGGATCCGGGTGAAACGGACACATGTCCCCAAAGGATGGATCAAAGGCAATGCCAATGATATTGGCATGGATTATGACTATGCCCTGCTGGAGCTCAAGAAGCCTCATAAAAGAAAGTTTATGAAGATAGGTGTGAGCCCACCAGCAAGACACTTGCCTGGAGGGAGAATTCACTTTTCTGGCTACGACAACGATCGACCAGGAAACCTGGTGTACCGTTTCTGTGACGTCAAAGATGAAACGTACGACCTGTTGTACCAGCAGTGTGATGCCCAGCCAGGTGCCAGTGGATCTGGGGTGTACGTGAGGATGTGGAAGAGGCAGAATCACAAATGGGAACGTAAAATTATTGGCATATTTTCAGGCCATCAGTGGGTGGACATGAATGGCACCCCACAGGATTTCAATGTAGCTGTTCGCATCACACCCCTCAAATATGCACAGATCTGTTACTGGATCAAAGGCAACTATCTTGACTGCAGGGAAGGATAA